The Pedobacter roseus genome contains a region encoding:
- a CDS encoding putative signal transducing protein: MNDRTVVYSTFYNPMEANIIKAKLEDSGFACFLADENVATIQPLYNQAIGGVKLIVFERDVEAINALLAEDNSLSIESSDEIVDDQKLTEEKPACPKCGSKDVGFGMATKKKFSWWVILTSVLVGVFLPFKGNKSFHCYNCGLEFK, from the coding sequence ATGAACGATAGAACAGTTGTTTACAGCACTTTTTACAATCCGATGGAAGCCAATATCATCAAAGCAAAACTGGAAGACAGTGGTTTTGCCTGTTTCCTCGCCGATGAAAATGTAGCTACTATTCAACCCTTGTACAATCAGGCCATCGGTGGCGTAAAACTGATCGTTTTTGAAAGAGATGTAGAAGCGATCAATGCTTTGTTAGCTGAAGATAATAGTTTGAGCATTGAGTCATCCGATGAGATAGTTGATGATCAAAAGTTAACAGAAGAGAAGCCAGCCTGTCCAAAATGCGGATCAAAGGATGTTGGCTTTGGAATGGCTACAAAAAAGAAATTTAGTTGGTGGGTTATTCTAACTTCCGTTCTGGTTGGTGTTTTTCTTCCTTTTAAGGGGAATAAATCTTTTCATTGCTATAATTGCGGCCTCGAGTTTAAATAA
- a CDS encoding c-type cytochrome domain-containing protein: MLEFFGRFHPVFVHLPIGILLLACICILLSLKQKFANLKHAIPLMLLLGALSAIVSCVTGYLLANGGDYDGNLVSNHQWMGISVAVLSIILWAIYKKVKSKGILAAIATILVVLISITGHLGGSLTHGSDYLTAPLKSDGAKNGAAIPPIPNVQEAFVYQNAIQPLLKSRCYSCHGSEKQKGKLRLDQEEYILKGGEDGHTVVKGKADESELIKRILLPLNDEDHMAPKEKPQLSTNEIALLKWWINNGADFKKKFKDLPQGDDIKPVLASLQKGEDATAEIKNNDIPTKEISAADDKALKKLADAGVTIVPVAQNTNYLSANFVNVQVMGKDILDLLKSIDKQLLWLKLENAKVNDQTLTAIKNCKNLSRLNLNNTQITDTGLVALKDLDQLQSLSLVGTKVTLKGIDQLKKLKNLKFLYLYQTKITKADLAAIKKLLPKTNLDTGNYKIPTLSQDTTVFKAP; the protein is encoded by the coding sequence ATGTTAGAATTTTTTGGTCGTTTTCACCCGGTTTTTGTCCACCTGCCCATTGGGATTTTATTGTTGGCCTGTATTTGTATCCTTTTGTCACTGAAACAGAAATTTGCCAATTTAAAGCATGCAATCCCGTTAATGCTGCTTTTAGGAGCTTTAAGTGCAATTGTTTCCTGCGTAACAGGCTATCTTTTAGCCAATGGCGGCGATTATGATGGTAACCTGGTGAGTAATCACCAATGGATGGGCATTAGTGTTGCTGTTTTATCAATTATATTATGGGCTATTTATAAAAAGGTTAAATCTAAAGGAATATTAGCTGCGATTGCGACAATTCTTGTGGTGTTAATTTCCATTACGGGCCATTTGGGTGGATCTTTAACCCATGGATCTGATTATTTAACTGCACCACTAAAATCGGATGGTGCTAAAAATGGCGCAGCTATTCCACCAATTCCTAATGTACAGGAAGCCTTTGTTTACCAAAATGCAATTCAGCCGCTTTTAAAAAGCAGATGTTACAGTTGCCATGGCAGTGAAAAGCAGAAAGGCAAACTTCGGTTAGATCAGGAAGAATACATTTTAAAAGGTGGTGAAGATGGACATACAGTTGTTAAGGGAAAAGCTGATGAAAGCGAGCTAATCAAACGGATTTTATTGCCGTTAAACGATGAAGATCACATGGCGCCTAAAGAAAAGCCACAGCTTAGCACCAATGAAATTGCACTGTTAAAATGGTGGATCAACAACGGAGCTGATTTTAAAAAGAAATTTAAGGATCTCCCACAAGGTGACGACATCAAACCGGTATTGGCGAGTTTGCAAAAAGGTGAAGATGCGACTGCGGAAATAAAAAATAATGACATCCCAACGAAAGAGATTTCTGCAGCTGATGATAAAGCATTGAAAAAATTGGCAGATGCAGGGGTAACAATCGTTCCTGTAGCGCAAAATACAAATTACCTATCTGCAAATTTCGTTAATGTACAAGTAATGGGGAAAGATATTTTAGACCTCCTTAAATCAATTGATAAACAATTGCTTTGGCTTAAATTAGAAAATGCTAAAGTGAACGACCAAACATTAACTGCCATTAAAAATTGTAAAAATTTAAGCAGGTTAAACCTGAATAATACCCAAATAACCGATACCGGTTTAGTAGCGCTAAAAGATTTAGATCAGCTGCAATCATTAAGCCTGGTAGGCACAAAAGTGACTTTAAAGGGTATCGATCAGTTAAAAAAACTTAAAAACTTAAAATTTCTGTACTTATACCAAACCAAAATAACTAAAGCAGACCTGGCTGCAATAAAAAAGCTATTGCCTAAAACAAATTTGGATACCGGAAATTATAAAATACCTACACTATCTCAGGATACTACTGTGTTTAAAGCACCATAA
- a CDS encoding GH1 family beta-glucosidase: MINASDFGKDFLWGVATAAAQIEGTATQYGKGPSIWDTFTAKNGKIKKNHKLDPACDFYHRYTEDVALVKLLGFKVFRFSIAWSRILPAGRGEINQEGIRFYHNLIDECLSNGITPYITLYHWDLPQALEDEGGWTSFSINAAFNAFVSICALEYGDKVKNWIVLNEPFGYTSLGYMLGIHAPGKTGLSNFFPAVLHTALAQAEGGKILRAEISKANIGTTFSCSEIIPNTQSDSDILAAKRVDCLMNRLFVEPTQGMGFPTADWDLLEKFQIEYGTWRLQERMKFDFDFIGLQNYFPLVVKYNAFIPVIQAWEVKAKSRKKPHTAMGWEINADSFYNIVKQFAAYPNIKNIIITENGAAYHDKLIDGRVEDPERIEYFKLYLNALLKLKKEGINVTGYMAWTLMDNFEWAEGFTARFGLIYNDFKTQQRTIKDSGYWWQDFLKK, from the coding sequence ATGATTAATGCGAGCGATTTTGGTAAGGATTTTTTGTGGGGGGTGGCTACTGCTGCAGCCCAGATAGAAGGAACAGCAACCCAGTATGGCAAAGGACCTTCGATATGGGATACCTTTACCGCGAAAAATGGGAAAATAAAAAAGAACCATAAATTAGATCCAGCCTGCGATTTTTATCACCGTTACACCGAAGATGTAGCTTTGGTTAAACTTTTGGGTTTTAAAGTCTTTAGGTTTTCAATCGCCTGGTCGCGGATTTTGCCTGCAGGTAGGGGCGAAATCAATCAGGAAGGCATCAGGTTTTATCACAACCTCATCGATGAATGTTTATCAAACGGGATTACGCCTTATATAACGCTGTATCATTGGGATTTGCCACAGGCCCTGGAAGACGAAGGTGGTTGGACCAGCTTTAGTATTAATGCTGCTTTTAATGCTTTCGTAAGCATCTGCGCTTTAGAATACGGCGACAAAGTAAAAAACTGGATCGTACTGAACGAACCTTTCGGTTATACTTCATTAGGTTATATGCTGGGTATCCATGCACCCGGCAAAACAGGCTTAAGTAATTTTTTTCCTGCGGTGTTGCATACTGCTTTGGCACAGGCCGAAGGTGGTAAAATTTTACGTGCAGAAATTAGCAAGGCCAATATTGGTACCACTTTTTCCTGTTCAGAAATTATTCCCAATACGCAAAGTGATAGCGATATCCTTGCCGCAAAACGGGTAGACTGTTTAATGAACCGTTTATTTGTAGAGCCAACACAAGGAATGGGTTTTCCAACTGCTGATTGGGATCTGCTCGAAAAATTTCAGATCGAATATGGTACCTGGCGACTTCAGGAAAGAATGAAGTTTGATTTTGACTTTATCGGACTTCAAAATTATTTTCCGCTTGTGGTAAAATACAACGCTTTTATCCCCGTAATCCAGGCTTGGGAAGTAAAAGCCAAAAGCCGGAAAAAACCACATACCGCGATGGGTTGGGAAATAAATGCAGATAGTTTTTATAATATCGTAAAGCAATTTGCTGCTTATCCAAATATTAAAAACATCATCATTACCGAAAATGGTGCTGCTTATCATGATAAGTTAATTGATGGTAGGGTAGAAGACCCAGAACGGATCGAATATTTTAAACTTTATTTAAATGCACTGCTAAAACTCAAAAAGGAAGGCATAAATGTAACCGGTTATATGGCCTGGACCTTGATGGATAATTTTGAGTGGGCCGAAGGTTTTACCGCCAGATTCGGCTTGATTTACAACGATTTTAAAACGCAGCAGCGCACCATTAAAGATTCGGGCTATTGGTGGCAGGATTTTCTGAAGAAATAA
- a CDS encoding sugar phosphate isomerase/epimerase family protein: MNQTRRKFLQNTAVVTAASVLAPIQNISANPFENIKSKAGYELLFMQTDWGFEGTRDEFCAAAKKEGYEGIEVWWPGEDKAVKELFDAVKKYKLEIGFLCAGSQSNIKEHLVSFKNSLDAICANTYQKPVYINCHSGKDYFTYEENKQIIDYVTAKRKSSGIPIYHETHRSRMMFAAPVARNFAEKNPELRFTLDISHWCNVHESLLSDQKQTIDFILEKTDHIHSRVGHPEGPQVNDPRAPEWAKVVEAHLAWWDKVIERKKKNGERMTILTEFGPADYMPTLPYTRQPVADQWAINVYMMNLLRKRYQ; this comes from the coding sequence ATGAACCAAACAAGAAGAAAATTTTTACAAAATACAGCGGTTGTTACAGCGGCTTCCGTGTTGGCACCAATACAAAATATCAGTGCTAATCCTTTTGAAAATATAAAATCTAAAGCAGGATACGAATTGTTATTTATGCAAACCGACTGGGGTTTCGAGGGCACAAGAGACGAGTTTTGTGCTGCTGCTAAAAAAGAGGGTTATGAAGGTATAGAAGTTTGGTGGCCGGGAGAGGATAAAGCTGTAAAAGAGCTTTTTGATGCTGTAAAAAAATATAAACTGGAGATTGGGTTTTTGTGTGCGGGATCGCAATCAAATATTAAAGAACATCTTGTTTCCTTTAAAAATAGCCTGGATGCCATCTGCGCCAATACTTATCAAAAACCGGTTTACATCAATTGTCACTCGGGCAAGGATTATTTTACCTACGAAGAAAATAAACAGATTATTGATTATGTAACGGCCAAAAGAAAATCATCAGGGATACCAATTTACCACGAAACCCACCGTAGCCGTATGATGTTCGCAGCACCGGTTGCCCGGAATTTTGCGGAGAAAAATCCGGAGCTCAGGTTTACCCTGGATATTTCGCATTGGTGTAATGTGCACGAAAGTTTGCTTAGTGATCAGAAACAGACCATCGATTTTATTTTAGAAAAAACAGATCATATCCATTCGCGGGTTGGTCATCCCGAAGGACCGCAGGTAAATGATCCGAGAGCTCCGGAATGGGCAAAAGTAGTAGAAGCACACCTGGCATGGTGGGATAAAGTGATCGAACGTAAAAAGAAAAACGGGGAAAGAATGACCATCCTTACCGAATTTGGTCCGGCAGATTATATGCCCACTTTGCCTTATACCCGACAACCTGTTGCCGATCAATGGGCAATAAATGTTTATATGATGAACTTATTAAGAAAAAGGTATCAGTAA
- a CDS encoding aconitate hydratase produces MAFDIDMIKKVYANFGSRVEAARKIVGRPLTLSEKILYAHLWDGDPKTAFKRGSDYVDFAPDRVAMQDATAQMALLQFMQAGRPQVAVPSTVHCDHLITAKEGAAIDLPHAKTESAEVFDFLSSVSNKYGIGFWKPGAGIIHQVVLENYAFPGGMMIGTDSHTVNAGGLGMVAIGVGGADACDVMAGLPWELKFPKLIGVKLTGKLNGWTAAKDVILKVAGILTVKGGTGAIVEYFGDGAINLSCTGKGTICNMGAEIGATTSTFGYDESMERYLRATGRDEVADEANKIAAYLTGDDEVYADPENYFDQVIEINLDELEPYLNGPFTPDLATPVSQMKVEAEKNGWPLKVEWGLIGSCTNSSYEDLSRAASIANQAIEKGLVTKSAFGINPGSEQVRYTANRDGFLKTFEDLDATIFTNACGPCIGMWDRTGAEKAEKNTIVHSFNRNFAKRADGNPNTFAFVASPEMVAAIAISGNLGFNPLTDTLTNDKGEQVKLDPPTGDELPTKGFAVEDAGFQAPAADGSKVEVLVSPTSHRLQLLDPFSPWEGTDLKGLKLLIKAKGKCTTDHISMAGPWLKFRGHLDNISNNMLIGAVNYFNDKTDNVKNELTGEYGPVPATQRDYKAAGLGSIVVGDENYGEGSSREHAAMEPRHLGVRAVLVKSFARIHETNLKKQGMLGLTFANKDDYDKILEDDTIDILGLTSFTPDQPLTLVLHHADGTEESFLVNHSYNDQQIEWFKAGGALNIIRAEAAAKAAL; encoded by the coding sequence ATGGCTTTTGATATAGACATGATTAAAAAGGTTTATGCAAACTTCGGTAGCCGTGTTGAGGCTGCGCGTAAAATAGTTGGCAGGCCTTTAACATTATCTGAAAAAATATTGTATGCACACCTTTGGGATGGAGATCCTAAAACGGCGTTTAAACGTGGTTCTGATTACGTAGATTTTGCACCAGATCGCGTAGCGATGCAGGATGCAACTGCACAAATGGCATTATTGCAGTTTATGCAGGCAGGAAGGCCACAGGTGGCTGTTCCATCTACCGTGCACTGTGATCACTTAATTACGGCAAAAGAAGGTGCTGCGATAGATTTACCTCATGCTAAAACTGAAAGTGCTGAAGTTTTTGATTTCTTATCTTCTGTATCAAACAAATATGGTATCGGTTTCTGGAAACCAGGTGCAGGTATTATCCACCAGGTTGTTTTAGAAAATTATGCTTTCCCGGGTGGAATGATGATTGGAACCGACTCACATACTGTAAATGCAGGTGGTTTGGGTATGGTTGCTATTGGTGTTGGTGGGGCTGATGCCTGTGATGTAATGGCTGGTTTACCCTGGGAGCTTAAATTCCCTAAATTAATCGGTGTTAAGTTAACAGGAAAATTGAACGGCTGGACTGCTGCGAAAGATGTTATCCTTAAAGTTGCCGGTATCCTTACCGTAAAAGGTGGTACTGGTGCAATTGTAGAATATTTTGGTGATGGCGCTATCAACTTAAGCTGTACTGGTAAAGGTACCATCTGTAACATGGGTGCGGAAATTGGTGCAACCACTTCTACTTTTGGTTATGATGAGAGCATGGAGCGTTATTTACGTGCTACCGGCAGAGATGAAGTTGCTGATGAGGCTAACAAAATTGCTGCCTATTTAACAGGTGATGATGAAGTTTATGCTGATCCGGAAAATTATTTCGATCAGGTGATTGAAATCAATCTTGATGAATTAGAACCTTATTTAAACGGTCCGTTTACACCAGATTTAGCTACTCCGGTTTCTCAAATGAAAGTGGAAGCAGAGAAAAATGGCTGGCCTTTAAAAGTAGAATGGGGATTGATCGGTTCTTGTACCAACTCTTCATACGAAGATTTATCAAGAGCAGCTTCTATCGCAAATCAGGCTATTGAAAAAGGTTTGGTGACTAAATCGGCTTTCGGTATCAACCCCGGATCTGAGCAGGTGCGTTACACGGCTAACCGTGATGGTTTCTTAAAAACTTTCGAAGATTTAGATGCAACAATCTTCACCAACGCCTGCGGACCATGTATTGGTATGTGGGACCGTACTGGTGCAGAAAAAGCAGAAAAAAATACAATTGTACACTCGTTTAACAGAAACTTTGCTAAACGTGCGGATGGTAACCCAAATACTTTCGCTTTCGTAGCTTCGCCAGAAATGGTTGCTGCAATTGCCATTTCAGGTAATTTAGGTTTTAACCCATTAACCGATACGTTAACAAACGATAAAGGCGAGCAGGTTAAATTAGATCCACCTACTGGTGACGAATTGCCAACAAAAGGTTTCGCTGTAGAAGATGCAGGTTTCCAGGCACCGGCTGCTGATGGTTCTAAAGTTGAGGTTTTGGTTTCTCCAACTTCTCACCGTCTACAATTGTTAGATCCATTTAGTCCTTGGGAAGGTACAGACTTAAAAGGTTTGAAACTTTTAATCAAAGCCAAAGGTAAATGTACAACCGATCACATCTCGATGGCTGGTCCATGGTTAAAATTCCGTGGTCACTTAGATAACATTTCTAATAACATGCTTATCGGTGCGGTTAACTACTTCAACGATAAAACAGATAACGTTAAAAATGAATTAACCGGCGAGTACGGTCCGGTTCCTGCAACACAACGCGATTATAAAGCGGCTGGTTTAGGATCAATCGTAGTGGGTGATGAAAACTATGGTGAAGGTTCATCTCGTGAGCACGCCGCTATGGAGCCTCGTCACTTAGGTGTTCGTGCCGTATTGGTAAAATCTTTTGCCCGTATCCACGAAACCAACCTTAAAAAACAAGGAATGTTAGGTTTAACGTTTGCCAACAAAGATGATTATGATAAAATCTTGGAAGATGATACCATCGATATCTTAGGCTTAACAAGCTTTACTCCTGATCAACCATTAACATTAGTTTTACACCATGCTGATGGCACAGAAGAATCGTTCCTGGTTAACCACAGTTATAACGATCAACAAATTGAGTGGTTTAAAGCTGGTGGTGCATTAAATATCATCAGGGCTGAAGCAGCGGCTAAGGCAGCGCTTTAA
- a CDS encoding PKD domain-containing protein, with amino-acid sequence MASATTAGPFTVTYNTPGEKIVVLEAKGTNGCNVVTTQTFIVANTPEKPAITASKVNLCQGDVLKLSTPFLNLATYHWSGPNGFISTNQNPEIPAIGPEIAGTYKLYVQVGDCVSEVNSIDILSVDLKPEAMFSIEVNNRCETNQSFSFINTSKNYTKLTWDFGIGVKSQVAINNDSKILTFTDPGPKTITLTVESNNGCTSTFTKDILVELKPEKPEISINQASFCLTDIIKLSVPAQEGITYAWSGPNNYSATTNAIEIPVTDFNVAGEYQVILTSGTCSAEPATIVVPAIARIPVAKFYTEPTFNIKFSAPVPIIFTNTSLYGDFYEWNFGDGFTSTDQSPTHIYQTDGIFKITLKAFSKNGCSNSITQGDLIIKKNASTFVPNAFSPNGDGINDELLVGVTNLKKYSIQIFNRLGSRVFFTDNIFENWNGTFKGNDLPVGVYYYIILGTNLSNNNVKYSGSVTLLR; translated from the coding sequence TTGGCTTCTGCCACAACAGCCGGACCATTTACGGTAACATACAATACACCTGGAGAGAAAATTGTAGTTCTGGAGGCCAAAGGCACAAACGGATGCAACGTAGTTACCACGCAGACTTTTATTGTAGCAAACACACCAGAAAAACCTGCGATAACGGCTTCGAAGGTTAATTTATGCCAGGGAGATGTATTAAAATTATCAACTCCTTTTTTAAATTTAGCAACCTACCACTGGTCAGGGCCAAATGGTTTTATTTCAACAAACCAGAACCCCGAAATTCCGGCAATCGGGCCGGAAATAGCAGGAACCTATAAACTTTATGTTCAGGTTGGAGATTGTGTGAGTGAAGTAAATTCGATAGACATTTTATCAGTCGATTTAAAACCTGAAGCAATGTTTTCGATTGAGGTAAATAATAGGTGCGAAACTAACCAGTCTTTTTCTTTTATCAATACTTCTAAAAATTATACAAAGCTTACCTGGGATTTTGGCATAGGGGTGAAAAGCCAGGTTGCCATCAATAACGACAGTAAAATATTAACCTTTACCGATCCCGGGCCTAAAACAATCACACTTACAGTTGAAAGCAATAATGGCTGCACTTCTACCTTTACAAAAGATATTTTGGTAGAGTTGAAACCGGAAAAGCCTGAAATCAGTATCAATCAGGCTTCGTTTTGTTTAACAGACATCATCAAATTATCTGTACCAGCACAAGAAGGCATCACTTATGCCTGGAGCGGGCCAAACAATTATTCTGCAACCACAAATGCCATTGAAATTCCGGTAACTGATTTTAATGTGGCAGGTGAATATCAGGTCATATTAACATCAGGTACTTGTAGTGCCGAACCAGCAACAATTGTTGTTCCGGCTATCGCCAGAATTCCAGTTGCCAAATTTTACACCGAACCCACTTTTAACATAAAGTTTTCTGCTCCGGTACCTATAATATTTACCAATACATCGCTTTATGGTGATTTTTATGAATGGAATTTTGGCGATGGATTTACCTCTACAGATCAAAGCCCCACCCACATTTATCAAACCGATGGAATATTCAAAATTACGCTAAAGGCTTTTTCGAAAAACGGCTGTTCAAATTCAATTACCCAGGGTGACCTGATCATCAAAAAAAACGCATCTACCTTTGTGCCTAATGCATTTTCGCCAAATGGCGATGGAATCAATGATGAACTGCTTGTTGGCGTAACCAACCTGAAGAAATACAGCATTCAGATTTTCAACCGTCTTGGTTCCAGGGTTTTCTTTACCGACAATATTTTTGAAAACTGGAACGGCACTTTTAAGGGCAACGACCTCCCTGTTGGGGTGTATTACTACATCATATTGGGTACTAATTTATCCAATAACAATGTTAAATATTCAGGTTCGGTAACGCTACTCAGGTAA
- a CDS encoding DUF1553 domain-containing protein, with the protein MLLKKKILFASGFTLVVITLIIFSLFSSEKQIDFNSQVKPILNKKCISCHGGVKQQGGFSVLFREEALAKTKSGKPAIIPGNPEESEFIKRLKSNDPEERMPYKHPALNNDEIDILSGWIKQGAKWGNHWAYVSVKPTAVPDINNDWVRNDLDKFIFAKLEENKLEPSKMADKATLLRRVSLDLIGTYPSDRLAKFYLSSKDEQHAYNVLVDSLLASPKFGERWASMWLDIARYADTKGYESDPNRNIWSYRDWVIKAFNSDMPYDQFITDQIAGDLFPKPTDAQYIATAFSRNTPTNDEGGTNNEEFRTAAVLDRVNATWEGLMSTTFSCVQCHSHPYDPFKHDEYYKFMSYFNNTRDEDVTGEYPLFKNFNDSLKNQLNNLTNWVQSVSGKERASEMELFLKTGQPAINSTTADQLVNSVIGNNNIALYFKNSSSARLKAVKLDNIDQLIMRYNCSKANGTMSLHLGSPNGLVLKSWKLAQTSGYQNVEIDFPKQAGVKDVYLKYTNASVKNPDEFMVYFDWFYFTRQFPGKGTPEYLTYKKTFKTLMDAQVPTTPIMVENPLSMQRKNYVFERGAWTSKGKEVKAGVPNSLAFAMPKNAPDNRMGLAMWLTDKRNPLVSRTMVNRLWEQLYGAGLVETLEDMGTQGMAPTHQELLDFMAYQFMYKYNWSVKKMLKELVMMATYRQDSKVSEELKEKDLFNKFYARGSRVRLSAEQIRDQSLAVCGVLSNKMYGPPVMPWQPEGIWFSPYNGAKWITSGGEEQYRRGIYTYWKRTAPYPSAIAFDGASRVVCSPRRIRTNTPLQALVTLNDSVYIDLARKLALRMEKVGGNTSKTKIAKGYEMILYKNIPQNRLKVFEDLYAKAFEEFKKNSASVSAFMGDKQKKYRPEEAAMVLVANAMLNLDEVVTKN; encoded by the coding sequence ATGTTATTGAAAAAGAAAATATTATTTGCGTCCGGTTTTACGCTGGTTGTGATCACTTTAATTATCTTTTCACTCTTTTCTTCAGAAAAACAAATTGATTTTAACTCGCAGGTAAAGCCTATTCTGAATAAGAAATGCATTTCGTGTCATGGTGGGGTAAAGCAGCAGGGTGGTTTTAGCGTTTTATTTAGGGAAGAAGCTTTGGCCAAAACTAAAAGTGGTAAACCTGCAATTATTCCTGGCAATCCGGAGGAGAGCGAATTTATTAAACGCCTAAAATCCAACGATCCAGAAGAAAGGATGCCTTATAAACACCCGGCCTTAAACAATGATGAAATCGATATACTAAGCGGTTGGATAAAACAGGGGGCAAAATGGGGCAACCACTGGGCCTACGTGAGTGTGAAACCAACAGCAGTACCTGATATTAATAACGATTGGGTGCGCAATGACCTGGATAAATTTATTTTTGCAAAACTGGAAGAAAATAAACTCGAACCTTCTAAAATGGCCGATAAAGCTACCTTATTAAGGAGGGTTAGTTTAGATCTGATCGGTACCTATCCGTCAGATCGGTTGGCGAAATTTTACCTCAGCAGTAAAGACGAACAACATGCCTATAATGTACTGGTTGATAGTTTGCTGGCTTCGCCGAAGTTTGGCGAACGCTGGGCATCAATGTGGCTCGATATTGCCCGTTATGCCGATACCAAAGGTTATGAAAGCGATCCCAACAGGAACATCTGGAGCTACCGAGATTGGGTAATTAAAGCCTTTAATAGCGATATGCCTTACGATCAGTTTATTACAGATCAGATCGCCGGTGACCTCTTTCCGAAGCCGACCGATGCCCAGTACATTGCAACAGCATTTAGCAGGAATACACCAACCAACGATGAAGGTGGAACCAATAATGAAGAATTTAGAACGGCCGCAGTTTTAGACCGGGTAAACGCCACCTGGGAAGGTTTGATGAGTACCACTTTTTCTTGTGTACAATGTCATAGTCACCCATACGATCCTTTTAAACATGATGAATATTATAAATTCATGTCGTATTTTAACAATACCAGGGATGAGGATGTGACGGGAGAATACCCATTATTTAAAAATTTCAACGATAGCCTGAAAAATCAGCTTAACAACCTCACAAATTGGGTTCAATCCGTTTCTGGTAAAGAAAGAGCATCAGAAATGGAGTTATTTTTAAAAACCGGACAGCCAGCTATAAATTCGACTACGGCCGATCAATTGGTTAATTCGGTAATTGGCAATAACAATATTGCACTGTATTTTAAAAACAGTTCATCAGCAAGGTTAAAAGCGGTTAAGCTCGACAATATTGATCAGCTGATCATGCGATATAACTGCAGCAAAGCAAATGGTACCATGAGTTTACACTTGGGTTCGCCAAACGGACTGGTTTTAAAATCGTGGAAACTGGCACAAACCAGTGGTTATCAAAATGTGGAAATCGATTTTCCAAAACAGGCTGGGGTAAAGGATGTGTATCTAAAATATACCAATGCCTCGGTAAAAAATCCTGACGAATTTATGGTGTACTTCGATTGGTTTTACTTTACCAGGCAATTCCCCGGAAAAGGTACTCCGGAATACTTAACATACAAAAAGACATTTAAAACCTTAATGGATGCGCAGGTGCCCACCACGCCAATTATGGTCGAAAATCCATTAAGTATGCAGCGTAAAAACTATGTATTTGAGCGTGGTGCCTGGACATCAAAAGGTAAAGAAGTAAAAGCAGGTGTACCCAATTCTTTAGCTTTTGCCATGCCGAAAAATGCACCCGATAACCGCATGGGCTTAGCGATGTGGCTTACTGATAAAAGAAATCCACTCGTATCGCGTACCATGGTCAACCGATTATGGGAGCAGCTTTACGGTGCTGGTTTAGTAGAAACCCTCGAAGATATGGGGACGCAGGGAATGGCCCCTACCCATCAGGAACTTTTAGATTTTATGGCCTACCAGTTTATGTATAAGTATAATTGGAGTGTTAAAAAAATGCTGAAAGAGCTTGTAATGATGGCTACTTACAGGCAGGACAGCAAGGTTTCAGAGGAATTAAAGGAAAAAGATCTTTTTAATAAGTTTTATGCACGCGGCTCGAGGGTGAGGTTAAGTGCAGAGCAGATCAGAGACCAGAGTTTAGCCGTATGTGGCGTGTTGAGCAATAAAATGTATGGTCCGCCGGTAATGCCATGGCAGCCCGAAGGTATTTGGTTTTCGCCTTATAATGGTGCAAAATGGATCACCAGTGGAGGAGAAGAACAGTATCGTAGGGGGATTTATACCTATTGGAAACGAACTGCTCCATATCCATCGGCCATTGCTTTTGATGGCGCTTCAAGAGTGGTGTGTAGTCCGCGACGCATTCGTACCAACACTCCTTTACAGGCTTTGGTTACGCTAAATGATAGCGTGTATATCGATCTGGCGAGAAAACTAGCCCTTCGTATGGAAAAAGTAGGTGGAAATACCAGTAAAACTAAAATTGCCAAAGGCTACGAAATGATTTTATATAAAAATATTCCTCAAAACAGATTAAAGGTATTTGAAGACCTGTATGCTAAGGCTTTTGAGGAGTTTAAAAAGAATTCGGCAAGTGTATCGGCGTTTATGGGCGATAAACAAAAGAAATATAGGCCAGAAGAGGCAGCAATGGTGTTAGTGGCCAATGCCATGCTCAATCTGGATGAAGTAGTTACTAAAAATTAA